TCAAGCGTTGCAAACCAATCATGTGTCTTTTAGTGGGAATTTTCTATCGCTACTTGTAGGCAATGTTATCGTCGTTTTATTAATTGGGTTGTTTAGCTTGGGGTTAATGCAAATTAAATTCCTATCCAAAAAAACGAATAAAGCCGAAGATGAGTATGAGGCTTTGCGTATAGAGTGTATTGAACGTCAAACCGAATTATGGGAAAGAGATAGTGATTATAAAGTTCGAGAGAATG
Above is a genomic segment from Bacillus sp. FJAT-45037 containing:
- a CDS encoding DUF2663 family protein, whose amino-acid sequence is MSKIKEWNLYPEALTGVSLVMLEEMIIRKEKWEQYKKAKNHWSLFTLLCLGFFLFFGAQALQTNHVSFSGNFLSLLVGNVIVVLLIGLFSLGLMQIKFLSKKTNKAEDEYEALRIECIERQTELWERDSDYKVRENVFSYMKKSHDVNLYYK